aaattttccacgttACATATCGTGTAATTATCAAAACAGGTGCTAGATCACAGCTGCATCGATGATTTGCTATTCAATTTACGATACATTAAGATACAACTGTGTAAAATTAGTTCCATCGTAAGTTAGTTACTCTCACTGATGACCAACCGTGCGAAAGTATGGTCGATTGCAAGAAAATATACGAGGAGTCGATACATTCTTGATTTTCATGGTGAACGGAAACGAAGAAATCGTGTTACCAGTCTCGGTCGAATCACGCTTGCGTGAACATCAACTTCCTTCAATTTGATTCGCGACATAGTCCGCcacgtaataataatcacaTTTCATTACAACTGACTTAAATAATCAGAAACATATGAGATATATACATGCTCGTGAAAATATGTCACTTAAATatgtcatttaaatttaaactgtAATTCTTATCATATGCGTGGATGCgagatttatatgattttttaaaacgcaaatgtgaaacgaatgaaaaatgaaaaatcataatcgaattatttgataatttattgcgaattgtttattttgcaatatttattcaaataataaaggaaaagataATATGGAATTTACCTGTtggaattttctaataaaataaatattaaaatgatatctatatgATTTtgtaatggaatattttgtatcagagaggaaaaaatggCATGAGATCAGCGATAAacggattttaaatatatttagttttttataacattttgaaaaagcatttttgaaaaattaagaaattttttattgtttataaatacaaaaaaatttacaacattaatttattattataatatgaaatcttATATGTGAGGATAATATGGaatttaattcgtattaattgaatatatgtttttttactttttatatgtatgtatatttatataaaataaatcgaaatatattattatattgttattattttattcatgcacaaaacatatatataaatttactaaatattataactaaatattataacgaatatattatgtaaatacaaatattttgtatcagagaggaaaaaatggCATGAGATCAGCGATAAacggattttaaatatatttagttttttataacattttgaaaaagcatttttgaaaaattaagaaattttttattgtttataaatacaaaaaaatttacaacattaatttattattataatatgaaatcttATATGTGAGGATAATATGGaatttaattcgtattaattgaatatatgtttttttactttttatatgtatgtatatttatataaaataaatcgaaatatattattatattgttattattttattcatgcacaaaacatatatataaatttactaaatattataactaaatattataacgaatatattatgtaaatacaaatttttattttaaaatcccgcacaaaaatgtattattttttcaaatagagataaaattttctaattaaatatttttttttttatttaaagttattaaatataaaaatgtataagaattaaattaaaaacaaatttaaaccatttaatatatctactACATCACTAttcctatatttatatttaaacatgcaattacgaaaaaataattataaataaatttattcaggaaaaaaattgtagatttaacaatcataaatattgacatatcgataaaatattaattgatatatacataataacaactaataattaactaatataatataatagctaAAGGCAAATTTAACATCAAGATCAGTAATGAAACATTTACttgatttaattcaattttccagACGGCAAATATTGTTCTGCAGTAGttttaatttcacattataattcaaaaaaatgatgaaacttCGATTtatcatacaaatatttaatttgctttagcgaattaattcttatttaatgctccaaatattgtttaaataataaatatatatcaaatatgattCCATAACATGACTAAATGACaggtataatataatgtattactatatatatataatatattactatgcACTTTACTTCATTAttgtaattacataaattttaaaaagaatataaaaattattaaatactcaattacttataatacttataatatttttatatgatactacactataaattattataaattaaatttccttctttcatAATTGTTTAAACGACAAATgcttaaataatcattaaattttttaaaatttaaaagaatgttaatataatcaaaattatattaacattaacaattatttttagttcaaacgaaaacaaatttttattttaatttttcgtattcaaaatatttttcaaaatttaatatgctaAGAAatctaatttgatttattacaaattatatctattataatatctaatataattttattataaaattatatccaattatttaatctgatcgaatatattaaacaaaaacttgaaaacaaattaaattcattaaataaaaattaaagaaatgcataatggaaatatgaaattactcaaactataaaattattattattattgaataaaataaatatcacaacTATATTACAATGCGTACAATTATGCGTACATTTGCTAATTATTCATGAAACATATTCATAAAACAATGAATAGAATACCTGTCCATTGTATTTGTGCGTTATCCTAAAAGCTATCTAATGGAACAGTTTCCATGGATTGCGATCAAATAGTGGTAGATCACCACGCGATTAGAGGTGGGCTCGCACAATTTCCCGTACGCTATCCCGGCACTGGCTTGAACACGTTTTTGCAAATGCAAAACGAGACGTACAAGTATAATACGGACGATGAGGTGCAGCGAAAGTAACTGAGCTATTATGCCGCGGAGTATATAAGGCTCAGTCTAGAAAACGAAGCGGTTCAGTTAGTGGTTATACGCCACATCAAAACATACGCGAACTCAACGATGGATATCAAGGTAAGCGACTTTAGTTTCCGCGAGAATCACTTAAGAGAGAAGTTTGTATCGTGCTTGTTTGAGTAGACGAATTTTACAAGTGTTAAAGCTGGTTTCGCTGAgtgtcattattatttcaacattattttaataaataaaataataaaattgattttttctaaAGTAATcagtgatttaaatttaaagtgttaattctaataattaattttttgacaggcaattaacttaattattttaaacagttacgatatattgaattatgcgTATAacaaggaagaaaatttttggtcagaaaagaaattattaatttgttttacctaaaattcaaatgtcagaatgaaaaaaaaaatttaattatctttcactgatatcgagatatttataaaaattatttataaaaaatttttcaaattcactaACGAAAAAACTAATCTACCCATAATAAGTTACACAAGTTTAAAATCTCACAAACCATTTCCCCTATAAACTTTCACGGAAACAATTCCacaaataaaacaatcgtATATCATTCGATCGAATAAGTTTAATCAATCTCAACTTTCACCTCGCAGCTCGCCATCGTCTTAGTGGCATTGGCCACGCAAGTGAGCTGCACCGAGAAGAGTAAAGCAGCGGAAGAGAGTGTATCGCCAAAGGACTCTGTATCCGAGTCAACGGAGAAGAAGACGGAGAAGCGAGGATTGCACGGTAGCTACGGTGATCTGGGTGGTGGTGGCGGAGGCGGTGACCTGGGCGGAGGCGGTGGCTACGAACATCACGAGGAAGTGAAGGCTGTGACCGTGGTGAAAAAAGTACCGGTCCCTTACGAGGTGACGAAGCACGTGCCCTACCTCGTGGAGAAGCATGTCCCGTACGAAGTGAAGGTCGGTGTACCACAGCCGTACACTGTGGAAAAGCACGTTCCATATCCCGTGAAGGTGTTCGTGAAGGTGCCTGTACACGTGCCCCAGCCTTACACCGTTGAGAAGAAGGTACCTTACGAGGTCAAAGTACCTGTGGACAAGCCGTACGAGGTAAAGGTATTGGTCCCACAACCGTACACCGTGGAGAAGCACATACCTGTACCGGTTAAGGTGCCTGTACCTCAGCCGTATACTGTAGAGAAGCACGTGCCGTTCCCAGTGAAGGTCAAAGTTCCTGTACCGCAACCGTATCCGGTCGAGAAACCGGTGCCATACGAAGTTAAGGTACCAGTGGACAAACCGTACCCGGTCACCGTGCCTAAACCGTATCCAGTCACCGTCGAGAAACCGTACCCAGTACCGGT
This DNA window, taken from Apis cerana isolate GH-2021 linkage group LG5, AcerK_1.0, whole genome shotgun sequence, encodes the following:
- the LOC108001301 gene encoding uncharacterized protein LOC108001301; its protein translation is MDIKLAIVLVALATQVSCTEKSKAAEESVSPKDSVSESTEKKTEKRGLHGSYGDLGGGGGGGDLGGGGGYEHHEEVKAVTVVKKVPVPYEVTKHVPYLVEKHVPYEVKVGVPQPYTVEKHVPYPVKVFVKVPVHVPQPYTVEKKVPYEVKVPVDKPYEVKVLVPQPYTVEKHIPVPVKVPVPQPYTVEKHVPFPVKVKVPVPQPYPVEKPVPYEVKVPVDKPYPVTVPKPYPVTVEKPYPVPVDKPVPYEVKVPVDKPYPVPVEKPYPVPVKVPVPQPYPVQKPVPVPVPKPVPYPVKVPVDKPYIVEKEVPVPVEKEVPVPVKVPVPVPIHEGHGGGGYGGGGYEGISGYGDGGGYHHR